From one Acidobacteriota bacterium genomic stretch:
- a CDS encoding VOC family protein has translation MSPGEAFGGIHLILYVADQARSADFYRKALAAEPCLDVPGMTEFDLGHGVVLGLMPERGIRRLLGDRIPDPAAAGGIPRAELYLRVEDPAACLDRAVGAGARLLDPVRARDWGHRAGYCLDPDGHVLAFAAAI, from the coding sequence ATGAGCCCGGGAGAGGCGTTCGGCGGAATCCACCTCATCTTGTACGTGGCGGATCAGGCGCGTTCGGCGGACTTCTATCGAAAAGCCCTCGCCGCGGAGCCTTGCCTGGACGTTCCGGGCATGACCGAGTTCGACCTGGGACATGGCGTTGTCCTCGGGCTCATGCCCGAAAGGGGGATCCGGCGGCTCCTGGGAGACCGGATTCCCGATCCGGCCGCCGCCGGCGGGATTCCCCGGGCCGAACTGTACCTTCGCGTGGAAGATCCGGCCGCCTGCCTGGACCGGGCCGTGGGGGCCGGAGCCCGGCTTCTCGATCCGGTGAGGGCCAGGGATTGGGGCCACCGCGCCGGATACTGTCTGGACCCCGACGGCCACGTTCTGGCCTTCGCCGCCGCGATCTGA
- the yedF gene encoding sulfurtransferase-like selenium metabolism protein YedF, translated as MSVLYITSDRIGDGDEALGRLLMRNFLGKLAESGERVERVLLLNRGVFLALEGAETLETLREMESKGAVVTACITCLGHYGVENRLRVGVAGTMGETVEALRTADRVLTP; from the coding sequence ATGAGCGTTCTGTACATCACGTCGGATCGGATCGGAGACGGGGACGAGGCGCTGGGCAGGCTTCTGATGCGCAACTTCCTCGGAAAGCTCGCCGAGTCCGGGGAGAGGGTGGAGCGGGTGCTCCTGCTGAACCGGGGCGTCTTCCTGGCCTTGGAAGGGGCCGAGACGCTGGAGACCCTGCGGGAGATGGAATCCAAGGGGGCCGTGGTGACCGCCTGCATCACCTGCCTGGGCCACTACGGAGTGGAGAATCGCCTCCGGGTGGGCGTCGCCGGCACCATGGGCGAGACGGTGGAAGCCTTGCGGACGGCGGACCGGGTCCTGACGCCATGA